One region of Cherax quadricarinatus isolate ZL_2023a chromosome 93, ASM3850222v1, whole genome shotgun sequence genomic DNA includes:
- the LOC128703421 gene encoding 4-hydroxyphenylpyruvate dioxygenase-like protein isoform X2: MRSSVVHHVEVCARERKLAYHLTKGCGFHPIARRLTPSACQYAFRSGSTIFVITNRHTQTLNQQVAGSASGNAAAACSNIDQHNLEKINGLQQNDQETQLSFPDIRECGCSFERTSSKTHNSSSTEKSPNLTQTTFNTQIKSEKTLNDYEEHWTVFCCRAKADHTIDSVFNVALVVKDVDQVTERVRSQGGQVIREPADISDAFGQVRYSIVTSCCGNIVHTLIDKSNYKGDFLPGFEAIQKFQDYAEEDNNDNISSINNSHFQSAVQETNILNGAFEMQKDTQGVSSDTNIYNPGHNPPLSTHIDHVTYVCEAGKSQNLIEWYERCFGMKRFKINLKESTEEGFVLGDNIGLRLKAMEYWRCAETGLTTPEAATGDSSLKLVIGEPLPNISESHVNTFLQEHKGAGIQHIALYTPTITATVKYMSDNGVTFRKPPPVYYEEGIKLEEIEEAGYGKEINDFKALGILLDTEADESNDFGNTETREKKRHLMQVFTTPIFKEDTFFLEVIQRCGATGFGAGNITALARSIILYKQQQESS, translated from the exons ATGAGGTCCTCAGTGGTGCACCATGTGGAGGTGTGTGCTAGGGAGAGGAAATTGGCATATCACCTCACGAAAGGATGTGGCTTTCACCCCATTGCTCGTCGACTGACCCCCAGTGCCTGTCAGTATGCCTTCAGGAGTGGCAGTACCATCTTTGTCATCACCAACAGACACACTCAAACACTCAACCAACAGGTTGCTGGATCTGCTAGTGGTaatgcagcagcagcatgtagCAATATTGACCAACACAATTTGGAGAAAATAAATGGACTGCAACAGAATGATCAAGAAACTCAACTCTCATTTCCAGATATCAGAGAATGTGGATGTAGTTTTGAGAGAACCTCGAGCAAAACTCATAATTCTTCCAGCACTGAAAAATCACCTAACCTCACACAGACTACATTCAACACACAAATTAAATCAGAAAAAACTCTGAATGACTATGAAGAGCACTGGACTGTATTTTGCTGTAGAGCCAAGGCTGACCATACCATAGACTCTGTATTCAACGTAGCTCTGGTGGTGAAGGATGTAGACCAGGTCACTGAGAGAGTCAGGTCACAGGGAGGACAGGTCATAAGAGAGCCAGCTGATATATCAGATGCTTTTGGTCAAGTGAGGTACTCCATAGTGACCTCTTGCTGTGGTAACATAGTTCACACTTTAATAGATAAAAGTAACTATAAGGGAGATTTTTTGCCAGGATTTGAAGCTATTCAAAAGTTTCAGGACTATGCTGAAGAGGATAATAACGACAACATTTCTTCTATAAATAATTCTCATTTTCAGTCAGCTGTGCAGGAGACCAATATATTAAATGGAGCTTTTGAAATGCAGAAAGACACACAAGGGGTCAGCTcagatacaaatatatataatccTGGGCACAATCCCCCACTCTCCACCCATATTGACCACGTGACCTATGTCTGTGAAGCAGGGAAGTCTCAGAACTTAATTGAATGGTATGAACGCTGCTTTGGAATGAAGAGATTTAAGATCAATCT CAAGGAGAGTACCGAGGAAGGTTTTGTGCTGGGTGACAATATAGGTTTGCGACTGAAGGCTATGGAGTACTGGAGGTGTGCTGAAACTGGTCTTACCACACCTGAAGCCGCCACAGGTGACTCCTCACTCAAACTGGTCATTGGTGAGCCTCTGCCAAACATTA gcGAGAGCCATGTTAATACTTTTCTTCAAGAACATAAGGGTGCAGGAATACAACACATTGCATTGTACACACCCACCATAACGGCTACTGTTAAGTATATGAGTGACAATGGTGTCACGTTTCGCAAACCTCCGCCAGTTTATTATGAAGAG GGTATTAAACTGGAAGAAATTGAAGAGGCTGGTTATGGCAAGGAGATTAATGATTTTAAGGCACTGGGCATCTTACTGGATACCGAAGCAGACGAATCAAACGACTTCGGAAATACTGAAACACGTGAGAAAAAGAG GCACTTGATGCAGGTATTCACGACTCCCATCTTTAAAGAAGATACATTCTTCTTAGAAGTAATCCAGCGATGTGGTGCAACAGGATTTGGTGCAGGAAATATAACAGCACTGGCAAGGTCCATTATACTTTATAAACAACAGCAAGAAAGTAGTTAA
- the LOC128703421 gene encoding 4-hydroxyphenylpyruvate dioxygenase-like protein isoform X1: protein MCSMRSSVVHHVEVCARERKLAYHLTKGCGFHPIARRLTPSACQYAFRSGSTIFVITNRHTQTLNQQVAGSASGNAAAACSNIDQHNLEKINGLQQNDQETQLSFPDIRECGCSFERTSSKTHNSSSTEKSPNLTQTTFNTQIKSEKTLNDYEEHWTVFCCRAKADHTIDSVFNVALVVKDVDQVTERVRSQGGQVIREPADISDAFGQVRYSIVTSCCGNIVHTLIDKSNYKGDFLPGFEAIQKFQDYAEEDNNDNISSINNSHFQSAVQETNILNGAFEMQKDTQGVSSDTNIYNPGHNPPLSTHIDHVTYVCEAGKSQNLIEWYERCFGMKRFKINLKESTEEGFVLGDNIGLRLKAMEYWRCAETGLTTPEAATGDSSLKLVIGEPLPNISESHVNTFLQEHKGAGIQHIALYTPTITATVKYMSDNGVTFRKPPPVYYEEGIKLEEIEEAGYGKEINDFKALGILLDTEADESNDFGNTETREKKRHLMQVFTTPIFKEDTFFLEVIQRCGATGFGAGNITALARSIILYKQQQESS, encoded by the exons at GTGCAGTATGAGGTCCTCAGTGGTGCACCATGTGGAGGTGTGTGCTAGGGAGAGGAAATTGGCATATCACCTCACGAAAGGATGTGGCTTTCACCCCATTGCTCGTCGACTGACCCCCAGTGCCTGTCAGTATGCCTTCAGGAGTGGCAGTACCATCTTTGTCATCACCAACAGACACACTCAAACACTCAACCAACAGGTTGCTGGATCTGCTAGTGGTaatgcagcagcagcatgtagCAATATTGACCAACACAATTTGGAGAAAATAAATGGACTGCAACAGAATGATCAAGAAACTCAACTCTCATTTCCAGATATCAGAGAATGTGGATGTAGTTTTGAGAGAACCTCGAGCAAAACTCATAATTCTTCCAGCACTGAAAAATCACCTAACCTCACACAGACTACATTCAACACACAAATTAAATCAGAAAAAACTCTGAATGACTATGAAGAGCACTGGACTGTATTTTGCTGTAGAGCCAAGGCTGACCATACCATAGACTCTGTATTCAACGTAGCTCTGGTGGTGAAGGATGTAGACCAGGTCACTGAGAGAGTCAGGTCACAGGGAGGACAGGTCATAAGAGAGCCAGCTGATATATCAGATGCTTTTGGTCAAGTGAGGTACTCCATAGTGACCTCTTGCTGTGGTAACATAGTTCACACTTTAATAGATAAAAGTAACTATAAGGGAGATTTTTTGCCAGGATTTGAAGCTATTCAAAAGTTTCAGGACTATGCTGAAGAGGATAATAACGACAACATTTCTTCTATAAATAATTCTCATTTTCAGTCAGCTGTGCAGGAGACCAATATATTAAATGGAGCTTTTGAAATGCAGAAAGACACACAAGGGGTCAGCTcagatacaaatatatataatccTGGGCACAATCCCCCACTCTCCACCCATATTGACCACGTGACCTATGTCTGTGAAGCAGGGAAGTCTCAGAACTTAATTGAATGGTATGAACGCTGCTTTGGAATGAAGAGATTTAAGATCAATCT CAAGGAGAGTACCGAGGAAGGTTTTGTGCTGGGTGACAATATAGGTTTGCGACTGAAGGCTATGGAGTACTGGAGGTGTGCTGAAACTGGTCTTACCACACCTGAAGCCGCCACAGGTGACTCCTCACTCAAACTGGTCATTGGTGAGCCTCTGCCAAACATTA gcGAGAGCCATGTTAATACTTTTCTTCAAGAACATAAGGGTGCAGGAATACAACACATTGCATTGTACACACCCACCATAACGGCTACTGTTAAGTATATGAGTGACAATGGTGTCACGTTTCGCAAACCTCCGCCAGTTTATTATGAAGAG GGTATTAAACTGGAAGAAATTGAAGAGGCTGGTTATGGCAAGGAGATTAATGATTTTAAGGCACTGGGCATCTTACTGGATACCGAAGCAGACGAATCAAACGACTTCGGAAATACTGAAACACGTGAGAAAAAGAG GCACTTGATGCAGGTATTCACGACTCCCATCTTTAAAGAAGATACATTCTTCTTAGAAGTAATCCAGCGATGTGGTGCAACAGGATTTGGTGCAGGAAATATAACAGCACTGGCAAGGTCCATTATACTTTATAAACAACAGCAAGAAAGTAGTTAA